A window of the Helianthus annuus cultivar XRQ/B chromosome 4, HanXRQr2.0-SUNRISE, whole genome shotgun sequence genome harbors these coding sequences:
- the LOC110935113 gene encoding wall-associated receptor kinase-like 2, producing MIIKVYTAEDMEKATKNFSRSRVLGKGGQGTVYKGVLHDGTVVAIKKSNAVVVDQVVRFVNEVFILAQINHRNIVKLLGCCLEYEVPLLVYEYLANDTLAHHLHDGTGLLNFSWKDRIRIAREVAGALAYLHNYASPAIFHRDIKLSNILLDQNYKAVVSDFGLSKSVPLSKNHITTQVGGTFGYLDPEYFHSGKLTAKSDVYSFGVVLTELLTRKKSISSSDSGEGLVPRFKYLVKQHRLVEILDKQVLQEAMMDDVVLVAKLAKRCMKMKSNKRPSMEEVVANLDKVSIVQLEFRHRCLTEHELITSSSTHVPQYC from the coding sequence ATGATAATAAAAGTTTATACCGCCGAAGATATGGAGAAGGCAACAAAAAATTTTAGTAGAAGCAGGGTCCTTGGCAAGGGAGGACAGGGTACAGTGTACAAAGGGGTTTTACATGATGGGACAGTTGTAGCCATAAAGAAGTCTAACGCGGTAGTTGTAGATCAGGTCGTGCGATTTGTTAATGAAGTTTTCATTCTTGCACAAATAAACCATAGGAATATAGTGAAATTGTTAGGTTGCTGCTTGGAATATGAAGTCCCCTTATTGGTATATGAGTATTTGGCCAATGACACCCTTGCACACCATCTTCATGATGGGACAGGGCTTTTGAACTTTTCATGGAAGGATCGTATACGAATCGCAAGGGAAGTTGCGGGTGCACTAGCCTATCTACACAATTATGCCTCACCAGCTATATTTCATAGGGATATTAAGCTGAGCAACATCTTACTAGATCAAAACTACAAAGCAGTAGTATCTGATTTTGGACTTTCAAAGTCGGTACCTCTTAGCAAAAATCATATAACTACACAAGTTGGTGGCACATTTGGATACTTAGATCCTGAGTATTTCCATTCTGGAAAACTTACTGCAAAAAGTGATGTTTATTCTTTTGGTGTGGTCCTTACTGAACTCTTAACCAGAAAAAAGTCTATTTCCTCAAGTGACTCCGGTGAAGGCTTGGTGCCAAGATTTAAGTATTTGGTGAAACAACATCGGCTTGTAGAAATTTTGGACAAGCAAGTTCTGCAAGAGGCTATGATGGATGATGTAGTTCTTGTCGCTAAGCTTGCCAAGAGATGCATGAAaatgaaaagcaataaaagaccaAGCATGGAGGAGGTGGTCGCCAATTTAGACAAAGTAAGTATAGTACAGCTCGAATTTCGTCATAGGTGCCTTACAGAACATGAACTCATAACAAGTTCTAGTACACATGTACCTCAATACTGTTAG